In Sphingobacterium sp. lm-10, one DNA window encodes the following:
- a CDS encoding RagB/SusD family nutrient uptake outer membrane protein, with the protein MKLKNQFFTKYMLLIGAVASLSSCEKFLDIEPPSQIIPENYLEEENQLAAYTIARYTELFPSHGNWSYGTFGIDGGTDNMVTPSVNNRYVPGQQRVEASGGEWSFTAIFQANYYLNTVVPKWQAGTIFGTSENIAHYVGEGYFLRAMAYFQKLQTVGDFPILKANMNDSDPEILVQASRRSPRNEVARFILSDLDSAIMLLKVQAPGGRKQRIAKHAALLLKSRVALYEGTWLKYFKGSAFVPNGPEWPGTSKAFTSNYQYPSGGIDQEIDFFLTEAMSSAQVVADEVALVENTGIIESPANENPYFNMFSAVNMSGYSEVLLWREYSQSVVTHNVPVNVQTGNYAVGTTRSMVESFLMENGLPIYASGSGYQGDDFIANVRANRDGRLNLFLKEPNQRNVLLNRGAGNSEVAVEPTPQILATNWEQKYTTGYALRKGLSYDALQLNNGQGYTGSITFRAVEAYLNYIEACYEKNGNIDGKAQGYWIAIRNRAKVDPDYTKTIAATEMSKEAMDWGAYSAGNLINPTLYNIRRERRTELMAEGLRWMDLKRWRAMDQMIQTPYHFEGFKLWGPMKDWYSANALVFGASNSNAIVSDPARSAYLRPLEIQGSSLGYNGARFTMAHYLEPIAALHFILTSADNSAATSVIYQNPGWTTAGGTAPNGF; encoded by the coding sequence ATGAAATTAAAGAATCAATTTTTTACGAAATATATGCTCCTAATTGGAGCGGTGGCGAGTTTGAGTTCCTGTGAGAAGTTTCTAGATATTGAACCACCTTCTCAAATCATTCCTGAAAATTACTTGGAAGAAGAGAATCAATTGGCCGCCTACACCATCGCACGTTATACAGAATTATTTCCATCACATGGCAATTGGTCTTACGGTACTTTCGGTATTGATGGAGGCACCGATAACATGGTTACTCCATCGGTCAACAATCGTTATGTACCTGGGCAGCAACGCGTCGAAGCAAGTGGTGGAGAATGGAGTTTTACGGCGATTTTTCAAGCTAACTATTACCTCAATACCGTCGTCCCCAAATGGCAAGCAGGAACTATTTTCGGAACTTCCGAAAACATTGCGCATTACGTTGGCGAAGGCTATTTCTTGCGTGCAATGGCCTATTTTCAAAAGCTGCAAACGGTAGGAGATTTTCCTATTCTGAAAGCAAATATGAACGATAGCGATCCAGAGATTCTAGTGCAAGCAAGTCGCCGATCTCCTCGCAATGAGGTAGCTCGTTTTATTTTGTCCGACCTGGATTCTGCCATTATGTTACTAAAAGTGCAGGCTCCCGGCGGTCGTAAGCAGCGCATCGCTAAGCACGCGGCACTATTGCTTAAATCTAGAGTAGCACTGTACGAAGGTACTTGGTTGAAATATTTTAAAGGCTCGGCATTTGTGCCGAACGGTCCGGAGTGGCCGGGTACAAGCAAAGCGTTTACTAGTAATTATCAATATCCGTCTGGTGGGATCGATCAGGAAATCGACTTTTTCCTCACGGAGGCCATGTCTAGCGCGCAAGTAGTGGCAGATGAAGTCGCCTTGGTAGAAAATACAGGCATCATCGAATCTCCAGCCAATGAAAATCCATATTTCAATATGTTTTCGGCAGTGAATATGTCGGGTTATAGTGAAGTGTTGCTTTGGCGAGAATACAGCCAAAGTGTGGTAACGCATAATGTTCCTGTAAATGTGCAGACGGGTAACTATGCCGTTGGCACCACGCGCAGTATGGTGGAAAGTTTCCTGATGGAAAATGGCTTACCGATCTACGCCTCCGGTAGTGGGTACCAGGGAGATGATTTTATCGCCAATGTTCGCGCCAATCGCGACGGACGCTTAAACCTATTTTTAAAAGAGCCTAATCAGCGGAATGTATTGCTCAATAGAGGTGCAGGCAATTCGGAAGTAGCCGTAGAACCGACTCCACAAATCTTGGCTACGAACTGGGAACAAAAATATACGACCGGCTATGCGTTGCGGAAAGGATTATCCTATGATGCATTACAATTAAACAATGGGCAGGGATATACCGGAAGCATCACGTTTCGCGCAGTAGAAGCCTACCTAAACTATATCGAAGCTTGCTACGAGAAGAATGGCAACATCGATGGCAAAGCACAAGGCTATTGGATAGCCATTCGCAATCGTGCGAAGGTAGATCCCGACTATACCAAAACAATTGCTGCAACAGAGATGAGTAAAGAAGCCATGGATTGGGGTGCGTATTCTGCGGGCAACCTGATCAATCCAACGCTGTACAACATTCGTCGTGAGCGCCGTACGGAATTGATGGCCGAAGGCTTGCGTTGGATGGATTTAAAACGCTGGCGGGCAATGGATCAAATGATTCAGACGCCTTACCATTTCGAGGGTTTCAAATTGTGGGGCCCTATGAAAGATTGGTATAGTGCGAACGCATTGGTGTTTGGCGCATCCAATAGTAATGCCATCGTTTCCGACCCTGCACGTAGTGCGTATTTAAGACCTCTAGAAATTCAAGGCAGTTCTCTAGGATACAACGGAGCACGATTTACCATGGCACATTACCTGGAGCCAATTGCCGCATTGCATTTTATCCTCACATCGGCAGATAATAGCGCAGCAACCTCTGTGATTTATCAAAATCCAGGATGGACTACCGCCGGAGGTACTGCTCCTAATGGATTCTAA
- a CDS encoding glycoside hydrolase family 2 TIM barrel-domain containing protein, translating into MNNKLYTKLIFIILSAVAYSGALAQSSVTLTGSGDPKVILSDAQRKGIPWLDETIVEVNRLPMRSDYFVFENQSAADKGDWTLSKNYQSLNGSWKFKWVEAPADLPEGFEEATHDDSKWPTFQVPANWEMNGYGFPMYTTSGFEFTYLIGRPNPPHVPMDFNPTAIYRREVEIGDDWTGKNITLHIGAAKSNLSVWVNGEYVGYGEDSKLPSEFDVTPFLRKGKNSIVLKIMRWGVANYLEDQDMWRLSGITRDCYLLARNKEYIYDVDMVPSLNDTYDQGLLHAQVRLNQATDKGHRVAFVLTRGKETIGHQTVPVGNSAVVKAAIAVAKPALWTAETPNLYKITTTLLDAQGHVLEVIPTKIGFRKIEIKNGQFLVNGQPILIKGVNRHETDPKTGQVISKESMIKDIELMKKFNINSVRNSHYPNAEYWLELCDQYGLYVIDEANIESHGMGYDLSYTMANRPTWEKAHVSRVTRLQERDKNHASVVIWSMGNEAGNGYNFYRSYVAMKARDTTRPVQYERAVVNYGELRFDWNTDLNVPMYASPDAMKNYVKRYPNPTKPFIQCEYAHAMGNSLGNFKDYWDIIRENKGHFQGGYIWDFVDQTFQKINEKGDTVYTYGGDYEPKEAITDWNFASKGIFYANRTPYPHAWEMKKVYQDIHTSLSGDAAVNIYNEKFFTDLSNVKAEFEIIRNGKKVSSWRVDQLSVEPQDTIILPFEWDKKLDGETFLNVTYRLKNDEPLLPANHIVATEQLALGGRYSNTIEVAAQSKISAYEDQSGIVVESKDVHLVFDPATGALIKYVHKGTAMMEDTYAFKANFWRAPNDNDIGAKIPTKLAAWKAAIQKAVLKDLHFEVKNNLAYVTVYQQLPIVFANLEINYVINGAGMMSVSQTITVDSTQEVSVLPRFGMQWILPAGFEQVEYYGRGPHENYIDRNFSAHVGWYRQTVDEQYFPYVMPNETGNKTDLRWYKLTNKKGRGLLVASDSLFSASALHYFDEDLDDGEKRIQRHAADLEKRPQTQLNIDLKQMGVGGINSWGAWPLTQYLIPYQNYTFNVLIKPL; encoded by the coding sequence ATGAATAACAAATTATATACAAAACTCATTTTTATTATCCTATCAGCTGTCGCTTACTCTGGTGCACTGGCGCAATCAAGCGTCACGTTAACTGGATCCGGCGATCCCAAAGTTATTCTATCTGATGCACAACGCAAAGGCATTCCTTGGTTGGATGAGACCATCGTTGAAGTCAACCGTTTACCCATGCGTAGCGATTATTTTGTCTTCGAGAATCAATCAGCTGCTGATAAAGGAGATTGGACTTTGTCCAAAAATTACCAAAGCCTCAATGGATCCTGGAAGTTTAAGTGGGTAGAAGCGCCTGCTGATTTACCAGAAGGTTTTGAAGAAGCTACACACGACGACAGTAAATGGCCAACATTTCAAGTTCCAGCAAACTGGGAGATGAATGGGTATGGCTTTCCGATGTATACCACTTCCGGTTTTGAATTTACCTATCTCATCGGGCGACCCAATCCGCCGCACGTACCGATGGATTTTAATCCCACTGCCATATACCGCCGCGAAGTGGAAATTGGCGATGATTGGACTGGCAAAAACATCACGCTGCACATTGGTGCTGCAAAATCTAATTTGTCGGTTTGGGTAAATGGAGAATACGTCGGTTATGGCGAAGACAGTAAGTTGCCTTCCGAATTTGATGTTACTCCATTTTTGAGGAAAGGTAAAAACAGTATTGTCCTTAAAATCATGCGTTGGGGAGTAGCCAATTACTTGGAAGATCAAGATATGTGGCGATTGAGCGGCATCACACGGGATTGTTATCTGCTGGCGCGCAACAAAGAGTATATCTACGACGTGGACATGGTGCCTTCACTAAATGACACCTACGATCAAGGCCTGCTGCACGCTCAGGTGAGACTGAATCAAGCGACAGATAAAGGGCATCGCGTCGCATTTGTACTGACTAGAGGAAAGGAAACCATCGGGCATCAAACGGTTCCAGTAGGTAACTCAGCTGTTGTCAAAGCAGCAATAGCGGTTGCCAAACCTGCGCTGTGGACAGCAGAAACTCCTAATCTCTACAAAATCACCACGACCTTACTAGATGCGCAAGGCCATGTGTTGGAAGTAATTCCTACTAAAATTGGTTTCCGAAAGATCGAAATCAAGAACGGACAATTCTTAGTCAATGGCCAGCCTATATTAATAAAAGGAGTCAATCGGCACGAGACCGATCCAAAGACTGGACAAGTCATCTCGAAGGAATCCATGATCAAGGATATAGAGTTGATGAAAAAGTTCAACATCAACTCGGTTAGAAATAGCCATTACCCCAATGCAGAATATTGGTTGGAATTGTGTGACCAGTACGGACTGTACGTCATCGATGAAGCCAATATCGAATCTCATGGAATGGGATACGATCTTTCGTACACCATGGCTAATCGCCCGACTTGGGAAAAAGCGCACGTTTCGAGAGTAACACGATTGCAGGAGCGCGATAAGAATCACGCGAGTGTGGTCATCTGGAGCATGGGCAATGAAGCAGGCAATGGTTATAATTTCTACCGAAGTTATGTCGCTATGAAAGCGCGTGATACGACGCGCCCGGTTCAGTACGAGCGTGCGGTAGTGAATTACGGAGAATTGCGATTCGACTGGAATACAGATCTGAATGTACCGATGTACGCCAGTCCCGACGCGATGAAAAACTATGTAAAGCGCTATCCGAACCCCACAAAACCATTTATACAGTGTGAATATGCACACGCGATGGGCAATTCACTCGGCAACTTCAAAGATTATTGGGATATTATTCGAGAAAATAAAGGGCATTTTCAGGGAGGATATATCTGGGATTTTGTAGATCAGACATTTCAGAAGATCAACGAAAAAGGCGACACCGTCTATACCTATGGTGGAGATTATGAACCAAAGGAGGCGATCACCGACTGGAATTTTGCTTCCAAAGGCATCTTCTATGCCAATCGCACACCTTATCCGCATGCTTGGGAGATGAAAAAGGTCTATCAGGATATTCACACCAGCTTATCGGGCGATGCAGCAGTTAATATTTACAATGAAAAGTTTTTTACAGACCTCAGCAATGTCAAAGCCGAGTTTGAAATCATTCGCAACGGCAAAAAAGTATCTTCTTGGAGGGTCGATCAATTGTCGGTTGAACCACAAGATACCATCATACTACCATTTGAATGGGATAAGAAATTGGATGGCGAGACATTCCTCAACGTAACTTATCGCCTCAAAAATGATGAACCATTACTACCTGCCAATCATATTGTAGCAACAGAACAGCTGGCTTTAGGAGGCAGGTATTCGAATACGATTGAAGTAGCAGCGCAGTCAAAAATTTCGGCTTACGAAGACCAATCCGGCATCGTTGTCGAATCGAAAGATGTACATCTAGTTTTCGACCCCGCTACGGGAGCACTGATCAAATATGTGCACAAAGGAACCGCTATGATGGAGGACACTTACGCGTTTAAAGCGAACTTTTGGAGAGCGCCAAATGACAACGATATCGGAGCCAAAATTCCAACAAAATTAGCCGCCTGGAAAGCCGCTATACAAAAAGCAGTATTGAAGGATCTTCACTTTGAAGTGAAAAATAATTTGGCTTACGTTACTGTTTACCAGCAGCTTCCGATAGTTTTTGCTAATTTAGAGATAAATTATGTCATCAACGGTGCGGGAATGATGTCTGTTTCGCAGACCATCACCGTCGATTCCACGCAAGAAGTAAGCGTACTGCCGAGGTTTGGCATGCAGTGGATTTTACCAGCCGGATTCGAGCAGGTAGAATACTACGGGCGCGGGCCACACGAAAATTACATCGATCGTAATTTCAGTGCACACGTAGGCTGGTACCGACAAACGGTGGACGAGCAGTACTTCCCGTATGTGATGCCCAACGAGACCGGCAATAAGACCGATCTTCGTTGGTATAAGTTAACCAATAAGAAGGGCCGCGGATTATTAGTAGCGTCGGATAGCCTGTTTAGCGCCAGCGCGCTCCATTATTTTGATGAAGATTTGGACGATGGCGAAAAGCGCATACAACGGCACGCGGCCGACCTAGAAAAGCGTCCACAGACGCAATTGAATATTGATTTGAAACAAATGGGAGTGGGCGGTATCAACAGCTGGGGAGCATGGCCGTTGACACAATACCTTATCCCGTATCAAAATTATACTTTTAACGTTCTCATAAAACCATTGTAA
- a CDS encoding alpha-L-arabinofuranosidase C-terminal domain-containing protein has protein sequence MILTGKRNSYPTYLLKIVLLAVILQTHPRAFAQEQKTFVIDASRPKGDINPNMWGIFFEDINMGADGGIYAELIKNRSFEFFRPMMGWKKLGKANEANMTILNRQEDQHQANPRYLRVDTRKVDSLIGLQNEGFRGIGIKEGLAYDFSLLYRQPNAGIRLKVELLDSLDQVIGQAEFQPNATKDNWQSGEARLTAQKTDPKGSFRLWFEGEGVIDLDMISLFPEDTWKGRKKGLRADMVQALADLKPGFIRFPGGCIVEGFDLSQRFQWKKTVGPIEDRQLIINRWNTEFAHRLTPDYFQTFGLGFYEYFLMAEDIGAEPLPILNCGMACQFNTGELVPLDELDPYIQDAVDLIEFANGSVDTRWGKLRAEMGHPEPFNLKLLGVGNENWGPQYVERLAIFQKILKEKHPEVEIIASAGPYSSGEYFEYLDKELRAMKVDIIDEHFYQEPKWFLNNASRYDDYDRKGPKIFAGEYAAHSRKATDAEQRNNWEAALSEAAFLTGLERNADVVQLASYAPLFAHIDGWQWNPNLIWVDNMNVYPTPSYYVQKAYSTNPGTQIIPLLEQEEPVAGRDSLYASSVLDNVHKQVIIKVVNTSATAKQVSFTVDGIKKLAKSAQVEILTIDDPLAYNPVGQQRQVMPKESTLPLKKNTLDLAMQPQSFYLIKIAY, from the coding sequence ATGATATTGACCGGAAAACGTAACAGCTACCCAACCTATTTGCTAAAAATCGTATTGCTTGCTGTGATTCTACAGACGCATCCACGTGCATTTGCGCAGGAGCAAAAGACTTTTGTGATTGATGCTAGTCGGCCAAAAGGAGATATTAATCCTAATATGTGGGGCATCTTCTTCGAAGATATCAATATGGGAGCGGATGGCGGTATCTATGCCGAGTTGATCAAAAATAGATCGTTTGAGTTTTTTCGGCCAATGATGGGTTGGAAAAAATTGGGTAAAGCAAACGAAGCGAACATGACCATTCTGAATCGGCAAGAAGATCAGCATCAGGCAAATCCGCGCTATCTTCGAGTAGATACACGAAAGGTCGATTCGCTGATTGGCTTGCAAAATGAAGGCTTTCGTGGCATAGGTATCAAAGAAGGTTTGGCCTATGATTTTTCCCTGTTGTACCGACAGCCCAATGCCGGCATTCGACTCAAAGTGGAATTGCTGGATTCACTGGATCAGGTAATTGGCCAAGCCGAGTTCCAACCCAATGCCACAAAAGATAATTGGCAAAGTGGAGAGGCGCGTCTGACCGCCCAAAAAACGGATCCAAAAGGATCTTTTAGGCTGTGGTTTGAAGGGGAGGGAGTCATCGATCTGGATATGATTTCCTTATTTCCCGAAGATACCTGGAAAGGACGTAAAAAAGGTTTACGTGCGGATATGGTACAAGCCCTGGCCGACCTTAAACCCGGGTTTATCCGCTTTCCGGGCGGCTGTATCGTCGAAGGATTTGATCTTTCGCAGCGTTTTCAGTGGAAGAAGACGGTCGGCCCGATAGAAGATCGCCAGTTGATCATCAATCGCTGGAATACGGAATTCGCACATCGTTTAACACCAGATTATTTCCAAACATTTGGTTTAGGTTTTTACGAGTACTTTCTCATGGCAGAAGACATAGGGGCCGAGCCGCTGCCTATTCTCAACTGTGGTATGGCTTGTCAATTTAACACGGGAGAACTCGTACCCTTGGATGAGCTGGATCCTTACATACAGGATGCAGTGGACCTCATCGAATTTGCTAATGGCTCGGTGGATACGCGCTGGGGGAAACTACGTGCCGAAATGGGGCATCCAGAACCATTCAACCTAAAATTGCTGGGTGTGGGCAATGAAAACTGGGGTCCACAGTATGTAGAACGTCTGGCCATTTTTCAAAAAATATTGAAAGAAAAACATCCAGAAGTAGAGATCATTGCGAGTGCAGGACCATATTCAAGTGGCGAATATTTTGAATACTTGGATAAGGAGCTGCGCGCGATGAAAGTAGATATCATTGACGAGCACTTTTACCAGGAGCCAAAGTGGTTTTTAAACAATGCATCGCGCTACGATGACTATGATCGGAAGGGACCAAAGATTTTTGCAGGCGAATATGCCGCGCACAGCCGTAAAGCCACCGATGCGGAACAGCGAAATAATTGGGAAGCAGCCTTGTCTGAAGCCGCCTTTCTCACCGGTTTGGAACGCAATGCAGATGTTGTGCAACTCGCGTCTTATGCGCCGCTATTTGCGCATATCGATGGTTGGCAGTGGAATCCGAACTTGATCTGGGTGGACAATATGAACGTGTATCCGACGCCAAGTTATTATGTACAAAAAGCCTATTCGACCAACCCGGGCACGCAGATCATACCGCTTCTTGAACAAGAGGAGCCGGTTGCAGGGCGAGATAGCCTATATGCATCGTCTGTGTTGGACAATGTACATAAACAAGTAATCATCAAAGTGGTCAATACCAGTGCTACCGCAAAACAAGTATCATTCACGGTAGACGGCATAAAGAAATTAGCAAAATCTGCACAAGTTGAAATCCTAACGATAGATGATCCATTAGCCTATAATCCGGTCGGACAGCAACGTCAGGTTATGCCGAAGGAATCCACTCTTCCACTGAAGAAAAATACCTTGGATCTTGCTATGCAGCCCCAATCGTTTTATCTAATTAAAATAGCCTATTAG
- a CDS encoding glycoside hydrolase family 127 protein — MNWIIAVFSLSALEAIGQHHAVTLFPINQVQLLESPFLRAQSLNYQYLLTLDADRLLSPFLREAGLPQKAASYPNWESSGLDGHTAGHYLSGLSMLYASTKSKDIGDRLEYLLAELKRCQQALGSGYIGGVPGSAALWREIKAGDIRANSFDLNGKWVPLYNIHKTFAGLRDAYQIAGYEDAKSMLVDMTNWAVDLTEGLSDEQMQDMLRSEHGGLHEVFADVSAWTHDPAHKRLAKRFTQISFLTPLLNQQDQLTGMHANTQIPKVIGIQRIAELEGLESWHESARFFWETVVKHRSVAIGGNSTYEHFHPSDDFSSMVKSVEGPETCNTYNMLKLSAQLFQQTADVRYADYYERALYNHMLSSQHPEHGGLVYFTPMRPAHYRVYSQPETSFWCCVGSGLESHAKYGEFIYGSSEQNLYVNLFIPSVLDWKQKGIRIEQRHQFPNTDTIHLKINTTESKDFALHLRKPSWSKRELVSLFVNGQKQMVEESDNGYLTLERRWQDGDEVQLVLPMQVGVEELPDGSHYVAFQYGPLVLAASAGDAGMTGLLADDSRGGHIAKGPQVPATEIPILVGSKDHLKDAVELISARELRFALQTNSPTGGRQTHELKPFAEIHDTRYLLYWPYATTSTEAEQQSAQANDAYLERLEEQTIDQVRVGQQQPESDHAIRFEKATTGAQNGIQWRQANGWFSYQLRNPSSEAKYLYIRYFSEEKHDFTITVNGVKVADIKSEIVGNAVQDQIIALPPSVASEQEITLRVEANPNSTTAKLTDIRLVKSHPSDGAITNF; from the coding sequence ATGAATTGGATAATAGCTGTTTTTAGTCTTTCGGCATTGGAAGCGATCGGGCAGCATCATGCGGTTACCTTGTTTCCCATTAACCAGGTACAGCTATTAGAAAGTCCTTTTTTACGCGCACAATCGCTTAATTACCAGTACTTGCTCACGCTGGATGCGGATCGCTTATTGTCGCCGTTTCTTCGAGAGGCTGGGCTACCGCAAAAAGCGGCTAGCTATCCCAATTGGGAAAGCTCTGGATTAGATGGCCATACTGCCGGTCATTATCTTTCGGGATTATCCATGCTGTATGCCTCCACCAAGAGTAAGGATATCGGCGATCGCCTGGAGTATTTGCTTGCGGAATTAAAACGCTGTCAACAAGCCCTGGGATCCGGATACATTGGCGGCGTACCCGGCAGTGCAGCACTTTGGCGGGAAATTAAAGCAGGAGACATTCGTGCCAATAGTTTTGATCTCAATGGTAAATGGGTGCCATTATACAATATTCATAAGACCTTCGCGGGTCTTAGGGATGCCTATCAGATTGCCGGTTATGAAGACGCTAAGAGCATGCTGGTCGATATGACCAACTGGGCAGTTGACCTAACGGAAGGACTGAGTGATGAGCAGATGCAGGATATGTTGAGAAGCGAGCATGGCGGATTACATGAAGTATTTGCAGATGTATCTGCTTGGACTCATGATCCGGCTCATAAGCGATTAGCGAAACGCTTTACGCAGATCTCTTTTCTCACGCCACTGCTAAACCAACAAGATCAGCTGACGGGAATGCATGCGAATACCCAAATCCCTAAAGTAATCGGTATACAACGCATTGCCGAGCTGGAAGGCCTAGAATCATGGCATGAATCTGCCCGTTTCTTTTGGGAAACGGTGGTAAAGCATCGAAGTGTGGCCATTGGTGGAAATAGCACCTATGAGCATTTTCATCCATCAGATGATTTTTCCAGTATGGTAAAAAGTGTGGAAGGACCAGAAACCTGCAACACCTACAATATGCTGAAGCTGAGTGCCCAGCTATTCCAGCAAACGGCGGATGTGCGCTACGCCGACTATTACGAACGCGCACTTTACAATCACATGCTGTCTTCCCAACATCCCGAACACGGGGGCTTAGTTTATTTTACACCCATGAGACCAGCGCATTATAGAGTGTATTCCCAGCCGGAGACCAGTTTTTGGTGCTGTGTCGGCTCCGGATTAGAAAGCCATGCGAAGTACGGCGAGTTTATTTACGGAAGTAGTGAGCAGAACTTGTATGTCAATCTGTTCATTCCGTCGGTATTGGATTGGAAGCAGAAAGGCATTCGCATAGAACAAAGACATCAGTTCCCAAATACAGATACGATTCATCTCAAAATAAATACCACCGAGTCTAAAGATTTTGCCCTACATCTACGAAAACCATCCTGGTCAAAAAGGGAGCTAGTCTCCCTTTTTGTTAATGGGCAAAAACAAATGGTGGAAGAAAGCGACAATGGCTACCTAACGCTCGAAAGACGCTGGCAAGACGGAGATGAGGTACAGCTAGTGCTGCCGATGCAGGTAGGCGTGGAAGAGCTTCCGGATGGCTCGCATTACGTCGCATTCCAGTACGGTCCTTTGGTACTGGCGGCAAGTGCCGGCGATGCCGGAATGACCGGATTATTGGCAGATGACAGCCGTGGAGGACACATCGCCAAAGGCCCGCAGGTTCCCGCTACAGAAATCCCCATACTGGTGGGCTCGAAAGATCATTTAAAGGACGCTGTCGAATTAATTTCTGCTCGCGAGCTTCGTTTTGCGTTGCAAACGAATAGCCCAACAGGCGGGAGGCAAACGCATGAATTAAAGCCCTTTGCCGAAATCCACGACACACGATACCTCTTATACTGGCCTTATGCCACGACTAGTACAGAAGCAGAGCAGCAATCTGCGCAGGCAAACGATGCCTATTTAGAAAGGTTGGAAGAGCAAACGATAGATCAGGTGCGCGTAGGCCAGCAACAGCCCGAATCCGATCATGCGATTCGTTTTGAAAAGGCAACCACAGGTGCCCAAAACGGCATACAGTGGAGGCAGGCCAACGGCTGGTTTAGCTATCAATTACGTAACCCATCCAGCGAAGCGAAATACCTGTATATCCGTTATTTTTCGGAGGAAAAGCACGATTTTACCATTACGGTCAATGGTGTTAAAGTAGCCGATATTAAATCGGAAATAGTGGGAAATGCCGTTCAAGATCAGATCATCGCATTGCCACCGTCGGTAGCATCCGAGCAAGAGATCACGCTTCGGGTAGAAGCCAATCCTAACAGCACTACTGCAAAGTTGACCGATATTCGATTAGTAAAAAGCCATCCTTCGGATGGCGCGATAACCAATTTTTAA
- a CDS encoding glycoside hydrolase family 43 protein, translated as MSIKVSTKQRIYLRTWAVGIFLVGALSPTFAQNTEKKEVNTFRASGNPIIKDKYTADPAALVKGDTLWLYVGHDMEGGQTNYKMKDWLVYSTTDLQHWTEYAVPLKITDFSWAKSGDAFAGHVTEKDGKYYWYISTNWSGIGVAVSDSPTGPFKDALGKPLLTNDDCFASSHAWACIDPAVHIDGDGQAWIFWGNRECYYAKLKDNMIEIDGEIKQMKFDQLDFTEAPWVHQHAGKYYLTYATGFPEKIAYAMADRMDGPYEYKGILNEIAGNSNTNHQSIVEFKGEWYFIYHNGAIQTDGGSFSRSVCIDRLFYNEDNTIKRIQMTSEGIN; from the coding sequence ATGAGTATAAAAGTAAGTACAAAGCAGAGAATATATTTGCGTACATGGGCAGTAGGTATCTTTCTTGTCGGGGCACTTTCTCCAACCTTCGCACAAAACACCGAAAAAAAGGAAGTAAACACCTTTAGAGCCAGTGGCAACCCGATTATTAAAGATAAGTATACCGCCGATCCGGCTGCGCTCGTAAAGGGCGACACCCTCTGGTTGTACGTCGGCCACGATATGGAAGGAGGGCAGACCAATTACAAAATGAAAGATTGGTTGGTCTACTCCACGACGGATCTTCAGCATTGGACGGAATACGCTGTACCATTGAAAATTACAGATTTTTCCTGGGCAAAGAGTGGAGATGCTTTTGCAGGGCACGTCACCGAGAAAGACGGCAAATATTACTGGTACATTAGCACCAATTGGTCGGGCATCGGCGTGGCCGTATCGGATTCTCCGACGGGACCATTTAAAGATGCCCTGGGCAAACCACTATTAACCAACGATGATTGCTTCGCATCCAGCCATGCCTGGGCGTGTATCGATCCTGCGGTACACATAGATGGCGACGGACAAGCTTGGATATTTTGGGGTAATCGAGAATGTTATTACGCCAAATTGAAGGATAATATGATCGAAATTGATGGTGAAATCAAGCAAATGAAGTTTGATCAGCTCGATTTTACAGAGGCGCCATGGGTACATCAGCATGCCGGAAAATACTACCTCACGTATGCCACGGGATTTCCAGAAAAAATCGCTTACGCTATGGCCGACCGGATGGACGGGCCATACGAGTATAAAGGCATTCTGAACGAGATCGCAGGCAATAGCAACACGAACCATCAATCTATTGTCGAATTTAAGGGGGAATGGTATTTTATCTACCACAATGGTGCTATACAGACGGATGGCGGTAGTTTCAGCCGCTCGGTGTGCATCGATCGCCTGTTTTATAATGAAGATAATACAATCAAACGGATCCAGATGACATCCGAAGGCATAAACTAA